The Gemmatimonadaceae bacterium genomic sequence GGAAGCGCTGCGCGCCGGCGAGACGAACTATCCGCCGTCGAGCGGGCTGCCCGAGCTGCGCGATGCCGTCGCCGCATTTTACGGCAGGCGGCTCGGTCTCGAGTTGAAGGCCGAGAACGTTGTGATCGCGTCCGGTGCGAGACCCGCGATCTACGCGGCCTATCGTACGATCCTCGATCCAGGCGATGCGGTGGTGTATTCCACGCCGTCGTGGAACAACGCCGACTACTGTCAGATCGTCGGCGCGACTCCCCGGCCAGTGGTGTGTCCGGTGGGCGATGCGTTCCTGCCCACGCGCGCCGCACTCGAGTCGCCCGTGCGCGGGGCGCGCATGCTCGTGCTCAACTCGCCGCTCAATCCGGCGGGCACGGCCTTCGATGCCGACACCTTGCGCGACATCTGCCAGCTCGTGGTCGCCGAGAACGCGACGCGAGGAGCCAACGAGCGTCCGCTGTTCCTGCTCTACGACCAGGTGTACTGGATGCTGACGCTGGGCGACACGCGCCACGTGCATCCGAGCATCCTGTGTCCGGAAGTCGCGCCCTACGTGATCACGGTGGACGCGATCTCGAAGGCGTTTGCGGCCACGGGAGTGCGCGTTGGTTGGGCGACGGGCCCCGCGGATGTGATGCGTCACATGGCGGATTTCCTGAGCCACGTCGGGGCCTGGGCGCCGCGTGCCGCGCAGATCGCGACGTCGGGATTGTTGGGCGACGACGAATCGATCGACACGTATCACCAGTCGATGCATGCGGCGATCGCCGCGCGACTCGGCGCCATCCACTCGGCGTGCAATGAGATGCGCGCGGCCGGCCTGCCGGTCGGTTCGCTGCCACCGATCGCGACCATCTATGGTAGTGTGCAGCTGGAATTGGACGGCCGCCTGACAAGAGACGGCCGGACGCTGCACGGCAGCGAGGATGCCCGCCGATATCTGTTGCAGGAAGCGGGCGTCGCGATCATCCCGTTTCAGGCGTTCGGTGTTCCGAACGACGGCGGATGGTTCCGCTGCTCAATTGGGGCCGTGTCGATGCCGGCTCTCCAGTCGGGTCTTGCGAGGGTGCGGGCAGCGATCGAGTAGGGCGAGGTCGCCAGGATTTCACCCCTTCATTGAAGTGCTGCGCAGGCGGATCGGGGCGTCTCACCCCGGATCGGTTGCGGTGTTCGTCTGGTTCATACACAATAACACAATGAGTTTCTTGTGAATTCTCTAATTCACATTGGCTCATCATGTTATGCGTTTGGGCTCGCGGATGTCTCTCGATCATGTGGGGTGAATCATGCACAAAATCTCGGATGCCGGCCGCCTCGGTCCGCGGCTCGCGCTCCTCGGCGCGCTGGCTCTCGCCGCCGTCACTGCGCCGATCGCGTGTGACTCGAGCTCGGCAACTCGGCCTTCTCGGCAGGTCATCGAGTCTGGCAAGGCAATTTTCCGGTTCGATACCTACGGAGACGAGAAGTTCTGGACCGATACCTTGCACATGAACACCGTCATCCAGACGGCGGTCGACCCCACGACCGCGCTGGCGGTGGGTCTCAAGGTCGACGCCGACACGTTGCCGCCGGCGGTGCTGCAGGCGATCGAGACGGGGCAGGTGGATCTCCACAGCCCGGCGACCACGGTCACGCTGCTCAAGTTAGGCGCGGTGGTCGGCGTCAAGGCGACGGTGGATTCCAACAACAACATCGTGAAGGTCGGCATCACGTGCGCGCTCTGCCACTCGACGGTAGACGACCGGATCGCACCGGGCATCGGCTCGCGGCTCGACGGCTGGCCTAACCGGGACTTGAATCCCGGGGCGATCATCGCGCTCTCGCCCGCGCTCAGCGCGGCGCAGAAGGCCGTCTACAACTCGTGGGGCGCCGGCAAGTACGATCCTCGATTCAACTTCGACGGGCAGAACGGGCCGACGGTGATTCCGCCCGCGTACGGCTTGGCCGGCATCCACAGCGAAACGTTCACCGGCGACGGGCAGCAAGTAGCCTATTGGAACCAATACGTCGCCGTGACCCAGATGCACGGCCAGGGCTCCTTCTCCGACCCGCGGCTCGGCATCGATGTCGTGCAGCTGCCCGACTCCGTCGCGCCCAAACTCCCCGCGCTCCAGGCGTACGAGCTCAGCCTTGCGGCGCCGGCGCCGCCCGCCGGCAGCTTCGACTCCGCGGCCGCCGCGCGAGGCAAGCTCGTCTTCCAGGGCCAGGGCAAGTGCTCCACCTGTCACGCCGGGTCGACCTTCACCGACGCAAACGAACGCTTGCATTTGCCGGCCGAAATCCCGACGGATTCGATGTACGCTTTGCGCAGCGCGACGAAAAAGTGGCGCACGTCGCCGCTCCGCGGCGTCTGGCAGCATCCGCCGTACTTCCACGACGGCAGCGCAGCGACGCTGCTCGATGTCGTGAACCGCTATGACACAGCAAAAGGACTCAATCTCACCGATCAACAAAAGGCCGACCTCGTGCAGTACCTCCTGTCGCTGTGATTTTCGTTCGCACGCATCGCCAGCCCGTGCGGTGACCGCGACGAACGAACATTTGACGTACTGCTGACCACGCACGGCCCTCATCCGAGGGCCGTTTTTTTTCCCGCCTGACAAGCGTGCTGCTGAGATCGGCGAGTGTTGACGAAGCGATGACATGTCTTTAACGTCGCCAGTTCGGGTCTACTCGCTGGGAGACGATGTAGGCTCACGTCTCTCCCTTCTCCCGCATGCAGGAGGTTACGTGCGAACCTGTCGTGTCTTTCGCTACGCGGCGCTGCTCTCGTTCCTGTGCAGTCCAGCCGCACTTGCGCAGCGGGCAATCCACGGAACGGTGACAGACATCGAGTCGAGCGCACCGATTCTCTCCGTGCGAGTGTCCGTGAGAGGCGCGCCCATCGGCGCTTACACTGATGCCGCGGGCAAGTTCACCATCTCCAACGCCCCTGCCGGCGCCATCACGCTCGACGTCAAACGCATCGGCTATCAGGCCAAGAGCGTCGCACTCGGTCCCGATCAGAATGAAATCACCATCCAGCTCAAGGCTGACGTGCTGCAACTCAGCCAGATGGTGATCACGGGGCAAGCGACGCAGGTCTCGAAAGCAAACGTCGCTAACGACGTCGGCACGGTGGGTGCGGAGGATCTCACGCGCACGCACGCACAGACGCTCGACGATGCACTCACCGGCAAAGTGGCCGGCGCCATGATCTCGTCGAATTCCGGCGCGCCTGGCGGTGGCATGCAGATCCAGATGCGTGGCGTCACGTCGATCTTCGGCAATTCCGAGCCGTTGTACGTCGTGGACGGGCTGCCGATCTCGAACACCACCATCAACAACGGCCTGAACGCGCTCACGCAGTCGGCCGGCGGGATGGGCCAGTCGAACCAGGATAACGGCGTGAACCGCATCGCCGACCTGAATCCCTCCGACATTGCGTCGATCGAAATTCTGAAAGGACCGTCTGCCGCCGCGATCTACGGATCCGAAGCGGCCAACGGCGTGGTCGTGATCACGACCAAGCGCGGACAGGCTGGCAAGCCGCGCTTCTCTGTCACGCAGCGCTTGGGCACCAACCGCCTCGCGCACACGATCGACCTGCGTCGCTTCTCCCTGGCGGACGCCGAGGCGTTCGTCGGGAAGGCAGTCGACACGGCGACGGTCGAGCAATGGTTCCAGGACAACGGCGGCTTCCACGACTTTCAGAATGAAGTGTACGGGGACAAGAGCCTCTCGTACGAGACGGATCTGAGCGTCAGCGGCGGAAGCGAGAACACGCAGTACTTCGTGTCCGGTCTCGAATCGCACGACAACGGCATCATGAAGAACACCGGCTACGACAAGCAGTCGCTGCGCGGCAACCTGACCCAGATGTTCGGTTCGAAGCTGCAGCTGCAGGTGAACACGAATCTCATTCACTCGTTGACGAAGCGTGGCATCAGCAACAACGACAACGTGAACGTGAGCCCGTACATCGTGTTCTCGGCTACGCCGACGTTCTTCGACTTCCAGCCGAAAAACGGCGTCTATCCGATCAATCCGTTCCTGTCTAACGGAAGCAACCCGCTGCAGACGATCGCGCTCGTACGCACGCCCGAAGACCTGTACCGGTTTCTCGGCTCGGTGAACGCGACGTACACCGTGTTCACCGCGGGGCCGCAGAGCTTGCAGGCGATCCTCGATTTAGGCATCGACCACTACGCGTACAACTCGAACCTGTATTCGCCGCCGCAGCTGTACTGGGAGCCGGCCGACGGGTTGGATGGCACGGCCACCGACGAGAACGCGAGCGAAACCCGCGCGCCGGTCGCGCTCACCCTCAAGCATCAGTTCTTGAACGGTGACAACGGCTTCTCGGCGACCACGTCGCTCGGACTCCGTCGCGGGTACGACGACATCACACAGACCAACGTCGTGACCCAGAACCTGCTGGGCTCGCAGTCGAACATCGACCGCGGCTCGGCGGTGAACGTGTTCGAGAATCGCTCGTCGGTTCGCACGCTGGCGCTGTTCGGCCAGGAAGAGGTGCTCCTCATGGACCAGAAGCTGTACCTGTCGGCTGGTCTGTTAGGCCAACGCAGCACGAACAACGCGTTCGTCAACCGGATGTACTATTTCCCGAAGTTCGCGGCGTCGTACCAGCTGCCGACGTTCGGCGCGTTCAATCAGTTCAAGATTCGCGCGGCCTTCGGCGAGACGGGCAACGAGCCCAACTACGGCGACAAGTTCACGTCGATCGCCAGCGGCACGAACGATGGCCAGATCGCCGGTGCGCTGGTCGGCACGGTTGCCGATCCGAATCTGCACCCGGAGCGCGAGCGTGAAATCGAAGGCGGCATCGATGCGGGTCTCTTCAACTCGCGTCTCTCGATTTCACTCACGGGATATCAGAAGGACAACACGGATCTGCTCCTGCAGGCCGCGTTGGCGCCGAGCACCGGTTTCGCCACGCGCATTTTCAACGGCGGATCGATTCGCAACCGCGGCGCGGAAGTGTCGATCAGCGGGTTCCCGCTGCAGATGAAGGACTTCTCCTGGAACGCGCGCGTGACGTTCAGCCGCAACGAAGGCACGGTGACCAACCTTCCGGTCCCGGCGTTCGAAGCGCCTAACGCATTCGCCGCGATCTTCGGCGAAGGATTCATCCAGCAGGGCCACTCGCCGTCGCAGCTCGTCGGCATCGACTCGGCGGGCAATCTGATCCAGATGGGCGATGCCTTGCCGAAGTACGTCATGACGTTCTCGAGCGACTTCGGCGTCGGACCTGTACACCTCTACGCGTTGGTGGACTGGCATCACGGGGGCAACGCCGTGAACCTGACGCAGGCGCTGTACGACCTGAACGGCACCGCCGGGGATACCGCGGCGGCCGCGATCCGCGCCAACAACTTCTTCAACGGGGTCACGGACTACATCGAGCCGGCGGGATTCGTCAAGCTACGCGAGATCACGCTGTCGTACGAGCTGCCTCCTTCGCTCGTGCATGGCGTGTTCGGTAGCGCGGCATCCGCGGTTCGCCTCGAGGCCAGCGGCCGGAATCTCTACACCTGGACCAAGTACCTCGGCCTCGATCCCGAGGTCAGCAACTTCGGCAACCAGAACATCAACCGTGGACAGGATGTCGCACCGTATCCTCCGTCTCGCAGCTTCTTCTTCACGATCGGGGTGGACTTCTAATGCGCGCGCCATCACTGACTCCAGCGGCTTTCCTCTCGCGCAGCAGGAGAGTTATGCAACTCCGCAATCTCGCGCTGATGCTCTGCGCGTTCGCGGTCGCGGCGTGTACCGACGTCAATCGCCCCGATCTGAACAACGCGAGTGTCAACAGCTTTTCCAAGATCACGTCGAGGGCGCAAGTCGCGGCGCTCGCCGTGGGCGTGCTGAGCAGAGACCGGGCGAACAACGAAACCGAGATTACCATCAACGAAATCATCGGGCGTGACGCCTATGTCCTCACCACGTCCGAACCGCGGTTCGTCACGCAGTTGCTCGGCACGAGCGTCGATCCCAGCGGCTTCCTCGGCACGGCGCTCTGGCCGTACGATGGGATCCGGCTGGCAAACATTGGCATCGACGGCATCGCCGCGGTCGATCCATCGGCCGGCGTCCTAACGGGCGATGAGATCAATTCGTCGCAGGGCTACCTTCGCACGATGAAGGCGCTGCTGTACCTGCGCGCAATCGAGTCGCGCGATACGGCTGGTATCCCGATCGCGGTGGATGTTCCGCCGACGGATCCGCCGGCGGCGATCGTCTGCAAGCCGGACGCGCTGCGGTTCATCGTCGCGCTGCTCGATTCCGCGCACGCCGAACTGCAAGCCGGCATCAACTCGCCGTTCCCGTTCTCGCTGCCGTCCGGCTTCGCGGGATTCGACGAGCCGGGAA encodes the following:
- a CDS encoding aminotransferase class I/II-fold pyridoxal phosphate-dependent enzyme, with product MTLDASTNLATAADTGSAAPPSSSATRDKAASRVSRAAASLRASAILRIAADIRELTAAGRSICNLTVGDFSPREFPAPAELVSGIQEALRAGETNYPPSSGLPELRDAVAAFYGRRLGLELKAENVVIASGARPAIYAAYRTILDPGDAVVYSTPSWNNADYCQIVGATPRPVVCPVGDAFLPTRAALESPVRGARMLVLNSPLNPAGTAFDADTLRDICQLVVAENATRGANERPLFLLYDQVYWMLTLGDTRHVHPSILCPEVAPYVITVDAISKAFAATGVRVGWATGPADVMRHMADFLSHVGAWAPRAAQIATSGLLGDDESIDTYHQSMHAAIAARLGAIHSACNEMRAAGLPVGSLPPIATIYGSVQLELDGRLTRDGRTLHGSEDARRYLLQEAGVAIIPFQAFGVPNDGGWFRCSIGAVSMPALQSGLARVRAAIE
- a CDS encoding SusC/RagA family TonB-linked outer membrane protein; its protein translation is MRTCRVFRYAALLSFLCSPAALAQRAIHGTVTDIESSAPILSVRVSVRGAPIGAYTDAAGKFTISNAPAGAITLDVKRIGYQAKSVALGPDQNEITIQLKADVLQLSQMVITGQATQVSKANVANDVGTVGAEDLTRTHAQTLDDALTGKVAGAMISSNSGAPGGGMQIQMRGVTSIFGNSEPLYVVDGLPISNTTINNGLNALTQSAGGMGQSNQDNGVNRIADLNPSDIASIEILKGPSAAAIYGSEAANGVVVITTKRGQAGKPRFSVTQRLGTNRLAHTIDLRRFSLADAEAFVGKAVDTATVEQWFQDNGGFHDFQNEVYGDKSLSYETDLSVSGGSENTQYFVSGLESHDNGIMKNTGYDKQSLRGNLTQMFGSKLQLQVNTNLIHSLTKRGISNNDNVNVSPYIVFSATPTFFDFQPKNGVYPINPFLSNGSNPLQTIALVRTPEDLYRFLGSVNATYTVFTAGPQSLQAILDLGIDHYAYNSNLYSPPQLYWEPADGLDGTATDENASETRAPVALTLKHQFLNGDNGFSATTSLGLRRGYDDITQTNVVTQNLLGSQSNIDRGSAVNVFENRSSVRTLALFGQEEVLLMDQKLYLSAGLLGQRSTNNAFVNRMYYFPKFAASYQLPTFGAFNQFKIRAAFGETGNEPNYGDKFTSIASGTNDGQIAGALVGTVADPNLHPEREREIEGGIDAGLFNSRLSISLTGYQKDNTDLLLQAALAPSTGFATRIFNGGSIRNRGAEVSISGFPLQMKDFSWNARVTFSRNEGTVTNLPVPAFEAPNAFAAIFGEGFIQQGHSPSQLVGIDSAGNLIQMGDALPKYVMTFSSDFGVGPVHLYALVDWHHGGNAVNLTQALYDLNGTAGDTAAAAIRANNFFNGVTDYIEPAGFVKLREITLSYELPPSLVHGVFGSAASAVRLEASGRNLYTWTKYLGLDPEVSNFGNQNINRGQDVAPYPPSRSFFFTIGVDF